In a single window of the Pogoniulus pusillus isolate bPogPus1 unplaced genomic scaffold, bPogPus1.pri scaffold_50_arrow_ctg1A, whole genome shotgun sequence genome:
- the LOC135174234 gene encoding gastrula zinc finger protein XlCGF26.1-like isoform X2: MDQPKCSPKEEEEEEDNMESDDGNDDYKDADYKEEENDEDDQDDEGHCHSRTREKLFHCAKCTKSFSDKSDLAAHKHTHTGEGPFPCPDCSKRFRQIDYLVQHRRTHTGEKPFSCTDCGKSFRTKFQLTVHRRMHTGEKPYSCTDCGKSFRRKSHLTVHCRMHTGEKPYSCGACSQTFTDRSSLTRHRHVHTGEKPYSCTDCGNSFRTKFHLTVHCRIHTGQKPFSCTDCGKSFRTKFNLTVHHRMHTGEKPYSCTDCGKSFRSKRSLILHRLIHSDEEPYSCTDCGKSFTSISALNNHCWIHTGEKPYSCTDCGKSFTSISALNNHFWIHTGEKLFSCAECGKSFTQSASLLQHRLIHSGEKPYCCTDCGKSFRRKSHLTVHRRMHTGEKPYSCTDCGNSFKTKFELTVHHRMHTGEEPYSCTDCGKSFRSKRSLILHRLIHSDEEPYSCTDCGKSFRRKSGLTAHRHMHTDEKPYTCAACGKSFICSSTLIKHSITHTGEKVSCPDCGKSFTRISALNNHCRIHTGEKLFPCAECGKTFTQSTSLLQHRLIHSGEKPYCCTDCGKSFRRNSHLTVHRRLHTGSQELQHKPWGRLSESE, encoded by the coding sequence ATGGATCAGCCAAAGTGTAGCcccaaagaagaggaggaggaagaggacaaCATGGAGAGTGATGATGGGAATGATGACTATAAGGATGCTGACtacaaggaggaggagaatgatGAAGATGACCAAGATGATGAGGGCCACTGCCACAGCCGCACCAGAGAGAAGCTGTTCCACTGTGCTAAGTGCACCAAGAGCTTCAGTGACAAATCTGACCTTGCTGcccacaagcacacacacactggtgaggggcctttcCCCTGTCCCGACTGCAGTAAGAGGTTTAGGCAGATTGACTACCTTGTGCAGCATCGCCGCACACACACTggcgagaagcccttcagctgcactgactgtggcaagagcttcaggaCCAAATTCCAGCTCACTGTCCACCGCCGCATGCACACTGGTGAAAAGCCCTACAGCTGCActgactgcggcaagagcttcaggAGAAAATCTCATCTCACTGTCCACTGCCGCATgcacactggtgagaagccctACAGCTGTGGTGCCTGCAGCCAGACTTTCACTGACAGGTCCTCTCTCACCAGGCACCGTCAtgtccacactggtgagaagccctACAGCTGCACTGACTGTGGCAACAGCTTCAGGACCAAATTCCATCTCACTGTCCACTGCCGCATCCACACTGGccagaagcccttcagctgcactgactgtggcaagagcttcaggaCCAAATTCAACCTCACTGTCCACCACCGCATGCACACTGGCGAGAAGCCCTACAGCTGcactgactgtggcaagagcttcaggaGCAAACGCAGTCTCATTCTTCACCGCCTCATCCACAGTGATGAGGAGCCCTACAGCTGcactgactgtggcaagagcttcaccagcATCTCTGCCCTCAACAACCACTGCTGGATCCACACTGGCGAGAAGCCCTACAGCTGCActgactgcggcaagagcttcaccagcATCTCTGCCCTCAACAACCACTTCTGgatccacactggtgagaagctGTTCTCCTGTGCagagtgtggcaagagcttcacccagAGCGCCTCATTGCTCCAGCACCGCCTCATCCACAGTGGTGAGAAGCCCTATTGCTGCActgactgcggcaagagcttcaggAGAAAATCTCATCTCACTGTCCACCGCCGCATgcacactggtgagaagccctACAGCTGCACTGACTGTGGCAACAGCTTCAAGACAAAATTCGAGCTCACTGTCCACCACCGCATGCACACTGGCGAGGAGCCCTACAGCTGcactgactgtggcaagagcttcaggaGCAAACGCAGTCTCATTCTCCACCGCCTCATCCACAGTGATGAGGAGCCCTACAGCTGcactgactgtggcaagagtttCAGGAGAAAATCCGGTCTCACTGCCCACCGCCACATGCACACTGATGAGAAGCCATACACCTGTGCTGCCTGTGGTAAGAGCTTCATCTGCAGCTCTACCCTCATCAAGCACTCCATTACACACACAGGTGAGAAGGTTTCCTGccctgactgtggcaagagcttcacccgcATCTCTGCCCTCAACAACCACTGCCGGATCCACACTGGCGAGAAGCTGTTCCCCTGTGCAGAGTGTGGCAAGACCTTCACCCAGAGCACCTCATTGCTCCAGCACCGCCTCATCCACAGTGGTGAGAAGCCCTATTGCTGcactgactgtggcaagagcttcaggaGAAATTCCCATCTCACTGTCCACCGCCGCTTgcacactg
- the LOC135174234 gene encoding gastrula zinc finger protein XlCGF26.1-like isoform X1, translating to MDQPKCSPKEEEEEEDNMESDDGNDDYKDADYKEEENDEDDQDDEGHCHSRTREKLFHCAKCTKSFSDKSDLAAHKHTHTGEGPFPCPDCSKRFRQIDYLVQHRRTHTGEKPFSCTDCGKSFRTKFQLTVHRRMHTGEKPYSCTDCGKSFRRKSHLTVHCRMHTGEKPYSCGACSQTFTDRSSLTRHRHVHTGEKPYSCTDCGNSFRTKFHLTVHCRIHTGQKPFSCTDCGKSFRTKFNLTVHHRMHTGEKPYSCTDCGKSFRSKRSLILHRLIHSDEEPYSCTDCGKSFTSISALNNHCWIHTGEKPYSCTDCGKSFTSISALNNHFWIHTGEKLFSCAECGKSFTQSASLLQHRLIHSGEKPYCCTDCGKSFRRKSHLTVHRRMHTGEKPYSCTDCGNSFKTKFELTVHHRMHTGEEPYSCTDCGKSFRSKRSLILHRLIHSDEEPYSCTDCGKSFRRKSGLTAHRHMHTDEKPYTCAACGKSFICSSTLIKHSITHTGEKVSCPDCGKSFTRISALNNHCRIHTGEKLFPCAECGKTFTQSTSLLQHRLIHSGEKPYCCTDCGKSFRRNSHLTVHRRLHTALICVALPLTFVLGQEAALALNHYTPVHG from the coding sequence ATGGATCAGCCAAAGTGTAGCcccaaagaagaggaggaggaagaggacaaCATGGAGAGTGATGATGGGAATGATGACTATAAGGATGCTGACtacaaggaggaggagaatgatGAAGATGACCAAGATGATGAGGGCCACTGCCACAGCCGCACCAGAGAGAAGCTGTTCCACTGTGCTAAGTGCACCAAGAGCTTCAGTGACAAATCTGACCTTGCTGcccacaagcacacacacactggtgaggggcctttcCCCTGTCCCGACTGCAGTAAGAGGTTTAGGCAGATTGACTACCTTGTGCAGCATCGCCGCACACACACTggcgagaagcccttcagctgcactgactgtggcaagagcttcaggaCCAAATTCCAGCTCACTGTCCACCGCCGCATGCACACTGGTGAAAAGCCCTACAGCTGCActgactgcggcaagagcttcaggAGAAAATCTCATCTCACTGTCCACTGCCGCATgcacactggtgagaagccctACAGCTGTGGTGCCTGCAGCCAGACTTTCACTGACAGGTCCTCTCTCACCAGGCACCGTCAtgtccacactggtgagaagccctACAGCTGCACTGACTGTGGCAACAGCTTCAGGACCAAATTCCATCTCACTGTCCACTGCCGCATCCACACTGGccagaagcccttcagctgcactgactgtggcaagagcttcaggaCCAAATTCAACCTCACTGTCCACCACCGCATGCACACTGGCGAGAAGCCCTACAGCTGcactgactgtggcaagagcttcaggaGCAAACGCAGTCTCATTCTTCACCGCCTCATCCACAGTGATGAGGAGCCCTACAGCTGcactgactgtggcaagagcttcaccagcATCTCTGCCCTCAACAACCACTGCTGGATCCACACTGGCGAGAAGCCCTACAGCTGCActgactgcggcaagagcttcaccagcATCTCTGCCCTCAACAACCACTTCTGgatccacactggtgagaagctGTTCTCCTGTGCagagtgtggcaagagcttcacccagAGCGCCTCATTGCTCCAGCACCGCCTCATCCACAGTGGTGAGAAGCCCTATTGCTGCActgactgcggcaagagcttcaggAGAAAATCTCATCTCACTGTCCACCGCCGCATgcacactggtgagaagccctACAGCTGCACTGACTGTGGCAACAGCTTCAAGACAAAATTCGAGCTCACTGTCCACCACCGCATGCACACTGGCGAGGAGCCCTACAGCTGcactgactgtggcaagagcttcaggaGCAAACGCAGTCTCATTCTCCACCGCCTCATCCACAGTGATGAGGAGCCCTACAGCTGcactgactgtggcaagagtttCAGGAGAAAATCCGGTCTCACTGCCCACCGCCACATGCACACTGATGAGAAGCCATACACCTGTGCTGCCTGTGGTAAGAGCTTCATCTGCAGCTCTACCCTCATCAAGCACTCCATTACACACACAGGTGAGAAGGTTTCCTGccctgactgtggcaagagcttcacccgcATCTCTGCCCTCAACAACCACTGCCGGATCCACACTGGCGAGAAGCTGTTCCCCTGTGCAGAGTGTGGCAAGACCTTCACCCAGAGCACCTCATTGCTCCAGCACCGCCTCATCCACAGTGGTGAGAAGCCCTATTGCTGcactgactgtggcaagagcttcaggaGAAATTCCCATCTCACTGTCCACCGCCGCTTgcacactg